A single region of the Lycium barbarum isolate Lr01 chromosome 2, ASM1917538v2, whole genome shotgun sequence genome encodes:
- the LOC132627726 gene encoding G-type lectin S-receptor-like serine/threonine-protein kinase At4g27290 isoform X3 produces MESCFFLLLLLCFCSSIHKIFTTTTDSINTNQFITDGETIVSSGGTFELGFFSPSGSSNQYIGIWYKKILPYVQTVVWVANRENPLTNTSSAVLKVSKPGTLALFNDKNETIWSTNPSMSVQNPAAVLLDSGNLVIKDANDGNPENFLWQSFNFPTDTQLPGMKLGKNLKTGHEAYLSAWKNVDDPTPGEITLHIDPTGYPQALIRRGTKVSGRAGSWNGLRWSGEPTPPVQVQNRTYALQFVFNKEEVSYSFSLINSSLLSRLVLNKDGYAQRSTWMDQTKSWQKLNIPLDTCDTYSLCGAYGSCIMDSFPVCGCLEKFVPKYPQQWEKGDWSEGCVRRKPYHCNKEHVFLKYSGIKLPDTKHSQYDKTMTLEGCRQICSRNCSCTAYSSLNISNGDRGCLFWSGELIDIKKLFGRGQDIYIKMDSSELVSEAGSNRKKTEILALSTITRATNNFSVNNKIGEGGFGPVYKGVLEQRQEIAVKRLSRTSMQGLDELKNEVIYIAKLQHRNLVRLLGCCIQGEEKMLIYEYMPNKSLDSYIFDQTKKKLLDWPQHFHIINGIARGLLYLHQDSRLRIIHRDLKASNVLLDIEMNPKISDFGMARSVAGNEMGAKTCNVVGTHGYMSPEYVVDGIFSVKSDVFSFGVLVLEIVSGKRNRGFVHQDHNLNLLGHAWKLYKDDRSLELIDKHVADSCNISQVLRSIQVGLLCVQRHPDDRPSMFSVVQMLANENLLPKAKEPGFFTERNVFDEANSVSHTGSSKIEFTITLLDPR; encoded by the exons ATGGAATCTTGTTTCTTCCTACTTCTTCTATTGTGTTTCTGTTCTTCCATACACAAGATCTTTACAACTACAACAGACTCCATCAAtacaaatcaattcatcacaGATGGTGAAACTATTGTTTCATCCGGTGGAACCTTTGAGCTGGGATTTTTCAGCCCCAGCGGTTCCTCAAATCAATATATTGGGATATGGTACAAAAAAATTCTTCCCTATGTGCAAACAGTTGTATGGGTTGCCAACAGAGAAAACCCACTCACAAATACATCTTCTGCTGTTTTGAAGGTCAGCAAGCCAGGAACACTTGCTCTATTCAATGACAAGAATGAGACAATATGGTCCACTAACCCCTCAATGTCAGTCCAAAATCCAGCTGCAGTTCTTTTAGATTCTGGTAATCTTGTTATAAAAGATGCAAATGATGGCAACCCAGAAAATTTCCTTTGGCAGAGCTTCAATTTTCCAACTGATACGCAATTGCCGGGTATGAAGCTTGGCAAAAATTTAAAAACTGGTCATGAGGCATACCTTTCAGCTTGGAAGAACGTTGATGATCCAACTCCAGGGGAAATTACTCTCCACATTGATCCTACTGGATATCCACAGGCCCTCATCAGACGTGGCACAAAGGTATCAGGTCGAGCAGGATCATGGAATGGTTTACGGTGGAGTGGAGAACCCACACCACCAGTACAAgtacaaaacagaacatatgcaTTGCAATTTGTTTTCAATAAGGAGGAGGTTTCCTATAGTTTTTCTCTCATTAACAGCTCGTTGTTATCAAGGCTAGTCCTGAATAAAGATGGTTATGCACAACGGTCGACGTGGATGGATCAAACCAAGAGTTGGCAAAAGCTCAACATTCCTCTGGATACGTGTGATACATATAGCTTATGTGGTGCCTATGGGAGCTGTATCATGGATAGTTTCCCTGTTTGTGGATGTTTGGAAAAGTTTGTACCTAAATATCCACAACAATGGGAAAAGGGAGATTGGTCAGAAGGGTGTGTTCGGAGGAAACCATACCATTGCAACAAGGAACATGTATTTCTAAAATATTCTGGAATTAAGTTGCCGGATACTAAGCACTCCCAGTACGATAAAACCATGACACTGGAAGGGTGTAGGCAAATATGCTCAAGGAACTGCTCTTGCACAGCTTATTCGAGCCTAAATATAAGCAATGGAGATAGAGGTTGCTTGTTTTGGTCCGGAGAGTTGATTGATATCAAAAAGCTCTTTGGAAGAGGACAAGACATTTATATCAAGATGGATTCTTCAGAGCTAG TATCTGAGGCAGGTTCAAACAGAAAGAAGACAGAGATACTCGCG TTGTCGACAATAACAAGAGCCACAAATAACTTTTCGGTCAACAACAAAATTGGAGAGGGTGGATTTGGACCAGTTTATAAG GGAGTGCTGGAACAGAGACAAGAAATTGCCGTGAAGAGGCTCTCAAGGACATCCATGCAAGGACTTGATGAATTAAAGAATGAAGTTATCTACATTGCCAAGCTTCAGCATCGGAATCTTGTGAGACTTCTAGGTTGCTGCATTCAAGGGGAAGAAAAGATGTTGATCTATGAATACATGCCTAACAAAAGCCTGGATTCATACATATTTG ATCAAACAAAGAAAAAGTTACTTGATTGGCCACAGCATTTCCACATCATCAACGGAATTGCTCGTGGCTTATTGTATCTCCATCAAGACTCTCGACTGCGGATTATCCATAGAGACCTTAAAGCAAGCAATGTTTTGCTAGATATAGAAATGAATCCAAAGATATCAGACTTTGGTATGGCCAGAAGTGTTGCAGGAAATGAGATGGGAGCAAAAACATGCAATGTGGTTGGGACACA TGGCTACATGTCCCCAGAATATGTTGTAGACGGGATCTTCTCGGTAAAATCAGATGTGTTTAGCTTCGGCGTATTGGTGTTAGAGATTGTGAGTGGCAAGAGAAATAGAGGATTTGTGCATCAAGATCACAACCTTAACCTTCTCGGTCAT GCATGGAAGCTTTACAAAGACGATAGGTCCTTGGAACTAATTGACAAGCACGTAGCTGACTCTTGCAATATTTCTCAAGTTTTAAGGTCAATCCAAGTGGGTTTATTATGCGTGCAACGACATCCAGATGATAGACCAAGCATGTTTTCTGTGGTTCAGATGTTGGCTAATGAGAATCTACTGCCAAAAGCAAAAGAACCAGGATTTTTCACAGAACGAAATGTATTTGATGAAGCAAACTCAGTATCTCATACAGGAAGTTCAAAAATTGAATTCACAATCACATTGTTAGATCCTCGGTAG
- the LOC132627726 gene encoding G-type lectin S-receptor-like serine/threonine-protein kinase At4g27290 isoform X2, giving the protein MESCFFLLLLLCFCSSIHKIFTTTTDSINTNQFITDGETIVSSGGTFELGFFSPSGSSNQYIGIWYKKILPYVQTVVWVANRENPLTNTSSAVLKVSKPGTLALFNDKNETIWSTNPSMSVQNPAAVLLDSGNLVIKDANDGNPENFLWQSFNFPTDTQLPGMKLGKNLKTGHEAYLSAWKNVDDPTPGEITLHIDPTGYPQALIRRGTKVSGRAGSWNGLRWSGEPTPPVQVQNRTYALQFVFNKEEVSYSFSLINSSLLSRLVLNKDGYAQRSTWMDQTKSWQKLNIPLDTCDTYSLCGAYGSCIMDSFPVCGCLEKFVPKYPQQWEKGDWSEGCVRRKPYHCNKEHVFLKYSGIKLPDTKHSQYDKTMTLEGCRQICSRNCSCTAYSSLNISNGDRGCLFWSGELIDIKKLFGRGQDIYIKMDSSELGSNRKKTEILAVSFLLLTGMILLGLILILYIWKKKKKLKLKEEFELPQFQLSTITRATNNFSVNNKIGEGGFGPVYKGVLEQRQEIAVKRLSRTSMQGLDELKNEVIYIAKLQHRNLVRLLGCCIQGEEKMLIYEYMPNKSLDSYIFDQTKKKLLDWPQHFHIINGIARGLLYLHQDSRLRIIHRDLKASNVLLDIEMNPKISDFGMARSVAGNEMGAKTCNVVGTHGYMSPEYVVDGIFSVKSDVFSFGVLVLEIVSGKRNRGFVHQDHNLNLLGHAWKLYKDDRSLELIDKHVADSCNISQVLRSIQVGLLCVQRHPDDRPSMFSVVQMLANENLLPKAKEPGFFTERNVFDEANSVSHTGSSKIEFTITLLDPR; this is encoded by the exons ATGGAATCTTGTTTCTTCCTACTTCTTCTATTGTGTTTCTGTTCTTCCATACACAAGATCTTTACAACTACAACAGACTCCATCAAtacaaatcaattcatcacaGATGGTGAAACTATTGTTTCATCCGGTGGAACCTTTGAGCTGGGATTTTTCAGCCCCAGCGGTTCCTCAAATCAATATATTGGGATATGGTACAAAAAAATTCTTCCCTATGTGCAAACAGTTGTATGGGTTGCCAACAGAGAAAACCCACTCACAAATACATCTTCTGCTGTTTTGAAGGTCAGCAAGCCAGGAACACTTGCTCTATTCAATGACAAGAATGAGACAATATGGTCCACTAACCCCTCAATGTCAGTCCAAAATCCAGCTGCAGTTCTTTTAGATTCTGGTAATCTTGTTATAAAAGATGCAAATGATGGCAACCCAGAAAATTTCCTTTGGCAGAGCTTCAATTTTCCAACTGATACGCAATTGCCGGGTATGAAGCTTGGCAAAAATTTAAAAACTGGTCATGAGGCATACCTTTCAGCTTGGAAGAACGTTGATGATCCAACTCCAGGGGAAATTACTCTCCACATTGATCCTACTGGATATCCACAGGCCCTCATCAGACGTGGCACAAAGGTATCAGGTCGAGCAGGATCATGGAATGGTTTACGGTGGAGTGGAGAACCCACACCACCAGTACAAgtacaaaacagaacatatgcaTTGCAATTTGTTTTCAATAAGGAGGAGGTTTCCTATAGTTTTTCTCTCATTAACAGCTCGTTGTTATCAAGGCTAGTCCTGAATAAAGATGGTTATGCACAACGGTCGACGTGGATGGATCAAACCAAGAGTTGGCAAAAGCTCAACATTCCTCTGGATACGTGTGATACATATAGCTTATGTGGTGCCTATGGGAGCTGTATCATGGATAGTTTCCCTGTTTGTGGATGTTTGGAAAAGTTTGTACCTAAATATCCACAACAATGGGAAAAGGGAGATTGGTCAGAAGGGTGTGTTCGGAGGAAACCATACCATTGCAACAAGGAACATGTATTTCTAAAATATTCTGGAATTAAGTTGCCGGATACTAAGCACTCCCAGTACGATAAAACCATGACACTGGAAGGGTGTAGGCAAATATGCTCAAGGAACTGCTCTTGCACAGCTTATTCGAGCCTAAATATAAGCAATGGAGATAGAGGTTGCTTGTTTTGGTCCGGAGAGTTGATTGATATCAAAAAGCTCTTTGGAAGAGGACAAGACATTTATATCAAGATGGATTCTTCAGAGCTAG GTTCAAACAGAAAGAAGACAGAGATACTCGCGGTGAGTTTCCTGTTGTTGACGGGAATGATTCTGCTAGGACTGATTTTGATTTTGTACAtatggaaaaagaagaagaaactaaAACTCAAAGAAGAATTTGAACTGCCACAATTCCAGTTGTCGACAATAACAAGAGCCACAAATAACTTTTCGGTCAACAACAAAATTGGAGAGGGTGGATTTGGACCAGTTTATAAG GGAGTGCTGGAACAGAGACAAGAAATTGCCGTGAAGAGGCTCTCAAGGACATCCATGCAAGGACTTGATGAATTAAAGAATGAAGTTATCTACATTGCCAAGCTTCAGCATCGGAATCTTGTGAGACTTCTAGGTTGCTGCATTCAAGGGGAAGAAAAGATGTTGATCTATGAATACATGCCTAACAAAAGCCTGGATTCATACATATTTG ATCAAACAAAGAAAAAGTTACTTGATTGGCCACAGCATTTCCACATCATCAACGGAATTGCTCGTGGCTTATTGTATCTCCATCAAGACTCTCGACTGCGGATTATCCATAGAGACCTTAAAGCAAGCAATGTTTTGCTAGATATAGAAATGAATCCAAAGATATCAGACTTTGGTATGGCCAGAAGTGTTGCAGGAAATGAGATGGGAGCAAAAACATGCAATGTGGTTGGGACACA TGGCTACATGTCCCCAGAATATGTTGTAGACGGGATCTTCTCGGTAAAATCAGATGTGTTTAGCTTCGGCGTATTGGTGTTAGAGATTGTGAGTGGCAAGAGAAATAGAGGATTTGTGCATCAAGATCACAACCTTAACCTTCTCGGTCAT GCATGGAAGCTTTACAAAGACGATAGGTCCTTGGAACTAATTGACAAGCACGTAGCTGACTCTTGCAATATTTCTCAAGTTTTAAGGTCAATCCAAGTGGGTTTATTATGCGTGCAACGACATCCAGATGATAGACCAAGCATGTTTTCTGTGGTTCAGATGTTGGCTAATGAGAATCTACTGCCAAAAGCAAAAGAACCAGGATTTTTCACAGAACGAAATGTATTTGATGAAGCAAACTCAGTATCTCATACAGGAAGTTCAAAAATTGAATTCACAATCACATTGTTAGATCCTCGGTAG
- the LOC132627726 gene encoding G-type lectin S-receptor-like serine/threonine-protein kinase At4g27290 isoform X1 → MESCFFLLLLLCFCSSIHKIFTTTTDSINTNQFITDGETIVSSGGTFELGFFSPSGSSNQYIGIWYKKILPYVQTVVWVANRENPLTNTSSAVLKVSKPGTLALFNDKNETIWSTNPSMSVQNPAAVLLDSGNLVIKDANDGNPENFLWQSFNFPTDTQLPGMKLGKNLKTGHEAYLSAWKNVDDPTPGEITLHIDPTGYPQALIRRGTKVSGRAGSWNGLRWSGEPTPPVQVQNRTYALQFVFNKEEVSYSFSLINSSLLSRLVLNKDGYAQRSTWMDQTKSWQKLNIPLDTCDTYSLCGAYGSCIMDSFPVCGCLEKFVPKYPQQWEKGDWSEGCVRRKPYHCNKEHVFLKYSGIKLPDTKHSQYDKTMTLEGCRQICSRNCSCTAYSSLNISNGDRGCLFWSGELIDIKKLFGRGQDIYIKMDSSELVSEAGSNRKKTEILAVSFLLLTGMILLGLILILYIWKKKKKLKLKEEFELPQFQLSTITRATNNFSVNNKIGEGGFGPVYKGVLEQRQEIAVKRLSRTSMQGLDELKNEVIYIAKLQHRNLVRLLGCCIQGEEKMLIYEYMPNKSLDSYIFDQTKKKLLDWPQHFHIINGIARGLLYLHQDSRLRIIHRDLKASNVLLDIEMNPKISDFGMARSVAGNEMGAKTCNVVGTHGYMSPEYVVDGIFSVKSDVFSFGVLVLEIVSGKRNRGFVHQDHNLNLLGHAWKLYKDDRSLELIDKHVADSCNISQVLRSIQVGLLCVQRHPDDRPSMFSVVQMLANENLLPKAKEPGFFTERNVFDEANSVSHTGSSKIEFTITLLDPR, encoded by the exons ATGGAATCTTGTTTCTTCCTACTTCTTCTATTGTGTTTCTGTTCTTCCATACACAAGATCTTTACAACTACAACAGACTCCATCAAtacaaatcaattcatcacaGATGGTGAAACTATTGTTTCATCCGGTGGAACCTTTGAGCTGGGATTTTTCAGCCCCAGCGGTTCCTCAAATCAATATATTGGGATATGGTACAAAAAAATTCTTCCCTATGTGCAAACAGTTGTATGGGTTGCCAACAGAGAAAACCCACTCACAAATACATCTTCTGCTGTTTTGAAGGTCAGCAAGCCAGGAACACTTGCTCTATTCAATGACAAGAATGAGACAATATGGTCCACTAACCCCTCAATGTCAGTCCAAAATCCAGCTGCAGTTCTTTTAGATTCTGGTAATCTTGTTATAAAAGATGCAAATGATGGCAACCCAGAAAATTTCCTTTGGCAGAGCTTCAATTTTCCAACTGATACGCAATTGCCGGGTATGAAGCTTGGCAAAAATTTAAAAACTGGTCATGAGGCATACCTTTCAGCTTGGAAGAACGTTGATGATCCAACTCCAGGGGAAATTACTCTCCACATTGATCCTACTGGATATCCACAGGCCCTCATCAGACGTGGCACAAAGGTATCAGGTCGAGCAGGATCATGGAATGGTTTACGGTGGAGTGGAGAACCCACACCACCAGTACAAgtacaaaacagaacatatgcaTTGCAATTTGTTTTCAATAAGGAGGAGGTTTCCTATAGTTTTTCTCTCATTAACAGCTCGTTGTTATCAAGGCTAGTCCTGAATAAAGATGGTTATGCACAACGGTCGACGTGGATGGATCAAACCAAGAGTTGGCAAAAGCTCAACATTCCTCTGGATACGTGTGATACATATAGCTTATGTGGTGCCTATGGGAGCTGTATCATGGATAGTTTCCCTGTTTGTGGATGTTTGGAAAAGTTTGTACCTAAATATCCACAACAATGGGAAAAGGGAGATTGGTCAGAAGGGTGTGTTCGGAGGAAACCATACCATTGCAACAAGGAACATGTATTTCTAAAATATTCTGGAATTAAGTTGCCGGATACTAAGCACTCCCAGTACGATAAAACCATGACACTGGAAGGGTGTAGGCAAATATGCTCAAGGAACTGCTCTTGCACAGCTTATTCGAGCCTAAATATAAGCAATGGAGATAGAGGTTGCTTGTTTTGGTCCGGAGAGTTGATTGATATCAAAAAGCTCTTTGGAAGAGGACAAGACATTTATATCAAGATGGATTCTTCAGAGCTAG TATCTGAGGCAGGTTCAAACAGAAAGAAGACAGAGATACTCGCGGTGAGTTTCCTGTTGTTGACGGGAATGATTCTGCTAGGACTGATTTTGATTTTGTACAtatggaaaaagaagaagaaactaaAACTCAAAGAAGAATTTGAACTGCCACAATTCCAGTTGTCGACAATAACAAGAGCCACAAATAACTTTTCGGTCAACAACAAAATTGGAGAGGGTGGATTTGGACCAGTTTATAAG GGAGTGCTGGAACAGAGACAAGAAATTGCCGTGAAGAGGCTCTCAAGGACATCCATGCAAGGACTTGATGAATTAAAGAATGAAGTTATCTACATTGCCAAGCTTCAGCATCGGAATCTTGTGAGACTTCTAGGTTGCTGCATTCAAGGGGAAGAAAAGATGTTGATCTATGAATACATGCCTAACAAAAGCCTGGATTCATACATATTTG ATCAAACAAAGAAAAAGTTACTTGATTGGCCACAGCATTTCCACATCATCAACGGAATTGCTCGTGGCTTATTGTATCTCCATCAAGACTCTCGACTGCGGATTATCCATAGAGACCTTAAAGCAAGCAATGTTTTGCTAGATATAGAAATGAATCCAAAGATATCAGACTTTGGTATGGCCAGAAGTGTTGCAGGAAATGAGATGGGAGCAAAAACATGCAATGTGGTTGGGACACA TGGCTACATGTCCCCAGAATATGTTGTAGACGGGATCTTCTCGGTAAAATCAGATGTGTTTAGCTTCGGCGTATTGGTGTTAGAGATTGTGAGTGGCAAGAGAAATAGAGGATTTGTGCATCAAGATCACAACCTTAACCTTCTCGGTCAT GCATGGAAGCTTTACAAAGACGATAGGTCCTTGGAACTAATTGACAAGCACGTAGCTGACTCTTGCAATATTTCTCAAGTTTTAAGGTCAATCCAAGTGGGTTTATTATGCGTGCAACGACATCCAGATGATAGACCAAGCATGTTTTCTGTGGTTCAGATGTTGGCTAATGAGAATCTACTGCCAAAAGCAAAAGAACCAGGATTTTTCACAGAACGAAATGTATTTGATGAAGCAAACTCAGTATCTCATACAGGAAGTTCAAAAATTGAATTCACAATCACATTGTTAGATCCTCGGTAG
- the LOC132629065 gene encoding uncharacterized protein LOC132629065, with product MTSTDWVNEPWVVLGDFNNVLLVQDRINGQPVHIHETTDFQNCIKDIGLGQLTRRGYQYSWSNKKDAESRVYSLIDWIFGNDLWFLKYSSLTAHYLVPESSDHSPILVRTEVDRYNLPRPFRLYNTLIQQQPFQELVHTTWEKSINGHTMYKVWKKLKLIEKGAAQMNREMNSIDRKVEELQELLTNAQMQLNMDLFNPQLIEIEIQAFTQLQK from the exons ATGACTTCCACTGATT GGGTTAATGAACCTTGGGTGGTATTGGGGGACTTCAACAATGTCCTATTAGTGCAGGATAGGATAAATGGGCAACCAGTTCACATTCATGAAACAACTGATTTCCAAAATTGCATCAAGGACATAGGATTGGGACAACTAACTAGAAGAGGTTACCAGTATTCATGGAGTAATAAGAAGGATGCAGAATCAAGAGTCTATAGCCTTATTGATTGGATTTTTGGGAATGATCTATGGTTTCTAAAATATAGTAGTTTGACAGCACACTACCTTGTCCCAGAGAGTTCTGATCACTCTCCTATACTTGTCAGGACTGAGGTGGATCGATATAATCTTCCCAGACCATTCAGGCTCTACAATACACTTATACAACAGCAACCCTTTCAGGAGTTAGTTCATACTACTTGGGAGAAGAGCATAAATGGACATACTATGTATAAAGTCTGGAAGAAGTTGAAACTTATCGAGAAAGGGGCTGCGCAAATGAACCGGGAGATGAATAGCATTGATAGGAAGGTTGAGGAACTGCAGGAACTCCTGACCAACGCACAAATGCAACTGAACATGGACCTCTTTAACCCTCAACTTATTGAGATTGAAATACAAGCTTTCACTCAACTACAAAAGTGA